The genomic segment GGCACCGGAGACCGGCTCGGGCAGCACCACGTACATCGATGTGCCGATGCCGTCGGGCGTGCTCGCGCACCGGGCCGACGGGCGTACCGGGACCATGGTCTTCCTGCACAATCTCGGCACCGAGGACGTGGAGGTGGACCTGAGCACGCTGGCGCCGGAGGCGGACCTGCCGATCGACGTGCTCAGCGACCGCAACTACGAGGACGTGGGCAAGCTCGACCGGCTCAAGCTCGGCGGGTACGGCTACCGGTGGATCCGGCTCTGCCGGGGACACGAGCGGTAGGGGGCGGCGTACCGGCGGGTTAAGCTCCTTCGATCGAGCCACAAGTTACCGGGAGGTAAGCATGTCGGAGGAGCCCCGCGTCGCCATCGTCACCGGAGCCGCGCGCGGCATCGGGGCCGCGACCGCCCGCCGGCTGGCGGCCGACGGCATGGCCGTCGCCGTGGTCGACATCGACGAGTCCGCCACCAAGGAGACGGTGGACGCCATCGGCTCGGCCGGCGGCCGGGCGCTGGGTGTCGGCGCCGACGTGTCCGACCGGGCCCAGGTCGAGGCCGCCGTGGAACGGATCGCCGCCGAACTGGGCGCACCGACAGTGCTCGTCAACAACGCGGGCGTGCTGCGTGACAACCTGCTGTTCAAGATGACCGAGGGCGACTGGGACACGGTCATGGGCGTGCACCTGCGCGGGGCGTTCCTGTTCAGCCAGGCCGCGCAGAAGCACATGGTCGAGGCGAAGTGGGGCCGGATCGTCAACCTGTCCAGCACGTCCGCGCTCGGCAACCGGGGCCAGGCCAACTACTCGGCCGCCAAGGCCGGCCTCCAGGGCTTCACCAAGACGCTGGCGATCGAGCTGGGCCCGTTCGGGGTGACAGTCAACGCGGTCGCGCCAGGCTTCATCGTCACCGACATGACCGCTGCCACCGCGGCCCGGATGAAGGTCGACTTCGACGACCTGCAGAAGCACGCCGCCGCCGAGATCCCGGTCCGCCGTCCCGGCCGCCCGGAGGACGTGGCGCACACCATCTCGTTCCTGGCCAGCGAGGGCGCGTCCTTCGTCTCCGGCCAGGTCATCTACGTCGCCGGCGGTCCGAAGGACTGACCGGCCCGACCCGGCGCGGGCCCGCTCAGGCGGGGTCGCGCCGGGTGCGCCACAGCCAGAACAGGCCGAGCACCGGCAGCACCAGCGGCACGTAGCCGTAGCCGCTGCCGAAGTCGGACCAGACCGTCTCGTCCGGGAACAGCTCCTTGTCGGCGATGCTCAGCACACCCACCCCGAGCACCCCGACCAGTTCGACTGTGCAGCAGGCCAGCGCGACCCGGCGGCCGGCGTGCCCGGCCCGGGCCAGCCCGACCGCCGCCACGATGTAGATCAGCGCCGCCACCGCGGAGAGCAGGTACGCCACCGGCGCCTCGTCGAACTTCGTGGCGATCTGCAAGCTCGCCCGCGAGGTCGCGGCGATGGCGAAGACGATGTAGACGGCGATCAGCAGCCGGCCCGGCCCGCGGTTGGTGGCGCGCTGCTCGGTCGTGGACTCAGCCACCGAGGACCTCCCAGGTCTGCTGCAGCCGTACCGCCACGACCGGCGTGACCAGGCAGATCGCGCAGACGATGCCCGAGCCCCAGCGGGTCGGCTCCATCCGGGCCAGCACCCAGGCCAGCGGCGGCAGGCAGACGAGCGTCGCCAGGTAACCGAAGAACGCGCCCGGCTCGCCCGGCCGATCCCCGCCGCCGAGCGCCACGAGGGCCGCCACGGTGAGCGCGAGCAGCGCCACCTCCAGCACGGCCAGGCCGACGAACTGGATCCGGTCCGGCGGCCGGTGGCGTACCGCCGCCACCAGGGCCCAGACGGCGACCGCCAGCGAGATCACGATCGCGACCGTGGCGAGCGGCCCGTCCACCGGAGAGGCGGCTGCCGCGCTGGTCGTCGACACGGTGTCGTTCACCGGCACAGCCTACTAATCCGTGTAGTAGCGGCTCGCCCGCCGGGTCGGGGCGCGCCGGACGGGTCCGGCGACTAGCGTGGATCACGGTCCCGGCGTACGCCGGTGGCGGACGTGGACGGCAGGGGGTCGGGGTGCGGTTCGGGTTGTTCGGCACTGGTTACTGGGCGGCGGAGACGCACGCCGCGGCCATCGAGGCACACCCGCGGGCCCGGCTCGCCGGTGTCTGGGGGCGGAACCCGGCGAAGGCGGAGGAACTGGCCACCCGGCACGGCGTACCGGCCTTCACCGACGTGGACGCGCTGATCGACGCCGCCGACGCGGTCGCGGTGGCGCTCCCGCCGGACGTGCAGGCCGACATCGCCCTCCGGGCCGCCACCGCCGGGCGGCACCTGCTGCTGGACAAGCCGCTGGCGCTCGACCTCGCCGACGCCGACCGGGTGGTCGACGCGGCGCAGGCGTCCGGGGTGGCCTCGGTGGTCTTCTTCACCCAGCGTTTCCACCCGAACGTGATCGGCTTCCTCGCCTCGACCGCGGCGGCCGGCGGCTGGCAGCACGCCCGCGCCACCATGTTCGCGTCGATCTTCCAGCCGGGTAACCCGTACGGCGACTCGACCTGGCGGCGGGAGCGCGGCGCGCTCTGGGACATCGGCCCGCACGCGTTGTCGCTGATCCTGCCGGTGCTCGGCCGGGTCACCCGGGTCGCCGCCATGGACGGCCCGAGCGGCCTGGTGCACCTGCTGCTCACCCACGACGGCGGCGCGACCAGTTCGCTGTCGCTGACCCTGGACGCGCCGTCCGAGGCGGTCACCCGGGACTTCGTCTTCTTCGGCGAGAACGGCACCGAGACCGTCCCGCCCGGCGACGGCAGCGCGCTCCAGGCGTTCGGCGCCGCGCTCGACCAGTTGCTGGAGGAGGTCGACGCCGGCACCCGCGACCACCGCTGCGACGTGCGGTTCGGGCGCGAGGTGGTGGCCGTGCTGGACGCCGCGCAGACCGCCCGCGCCCAGGCCCGCACCGTCGAACTGTAAGGAAGGGCCCCTTATTAACGCCTCCGGTAGAGGAAGGGGCCCCTCTTAACACCCGCAGGTCAGGCGCAGATCAGGCGCCGGCCAGCGTGACGATCGCCTCGCCCAGTTCGGTGGGGGACTGGAACTCCTCGGCCGGTAGGGATCGCAACGCCTGGAGCGCCTCGGTGCTCGCGCCGTTCTCCTGGCCCCAGCGGACCAGGTCCTCCCGGGAGACCGGGTAGTCCAGCCCGGCCAGGAACTCCTGCAACTGCGCGCCGGTGACGGTCATGCCGCCCGGCTACCCGCTGAGCCCGGCGGCATTCCCGCCGCCGGCCCGGAGCCGGCGGCGGGAATGCCGCTCCCGGCCCCGGCGGTTTGCCCCGGCGGGCCCCGGGTAGCCGCGGACATGCTGGTACAGCGGCTCGGCGCGCCGAGCGACTTCGACCCCTTGCTGGACCGCGTACGGGACGCCCGGGTGGTGATGATCGGCGAGGCGACGCACGGCAGCTACGACTACTACCGGCTGCGGGAACAGCTGACCCGGCGGCTCATCGCCGAGCAGGGCTTCGACTTCGTGGCGGTGGAGGGGGACTGGCCGGACTGCGACCGGGTGCACCGATCGGTGGTGGGAGCGCCCGGCGGTCTGGCCGATCCGCTCGTCGCGCTGGAACGGTTCGAACGCTGGCCGACCTGGATGTGGGCGAACGCCGAGGTGGCCCGCTTCTGCCGCTGGCTGCGGGCGTGGAACCTGGAATGCCCCGAGGGGGAGCGGGCCGGTTTCCACGGCCTGGACGTGTATTCCCTCTGGGAGTCGATGCAGGCCATCTTCGACTACCTCGGTGAGGAGGACCCGGCCTCGCTGGAGGCGGCCCAGGAGGCGTACCGCTGCTTCGAGCCGTACGGCAAACGGGTCGAGGAGTACGGGATGGCCAGCCGGTTCGTCTCCGCACGGTGCGAGGAGGAGGTGGTACGGCTGCTGGCGCGTACCCGGGAACAGGCCGCCGCGGACGGCCCGGACCGCTTCTCGGCCTGGCAGAACGCGGAGGTGGTGGCCGGCGCGGAACGGTACTACCGGTCCATGGTCGGCGGCGGCCCCGAGTCGTGGAACGTCCGCGACGTCCACATGGCCGACACGCTCGACCGGCTGCTGGACCGGTACGGGCCGGGCTCGCGGGGGATCGTGTGGGCGCACAACACGCACGTCGGCGACGCCCGGGCCACCGACATGGCGGCGGACGGCATGGTCAACATCGGGCAGCTCGGCCGGGAACGGCACGGCCGGGACGCGGTGGCACTGATCGGCTTCGGCAGCTGGCACGGCAGCGTGGTCGCCGCGCCGCGCTGGGGCTCACCGGCCGAGACGATGGTGGTGCCGCCGGCCCGGGAGGGTTCGGTGGAGCACCGGCTGCACGAGCTGATGCCGGACCGGGCGGTGCTCGTGTTCGGCGGCGACGACCAGCCGGAATGGGTGACCGGCGAGGCGGACCACCGGGCGATCGGGGTGGTGTACGACCCGAGCTTCGAGTCCTGGGGCAACTACGTGCCGACCCGGCTGGGTGAGCGCTACGACGCGTTCATCTGGTGCGACGAGACGACGGCGCTGCACCCGCTGCCGGCGCGCGTGACGCCGGGCGAGATGGAGACGTACCCGGCGGGGGTGTGACCGGGTGGGGCCCCGCGGGGCCCCACCCGTGCGGCTCACACGTTCGCGTGCTGCTTCTCGGCGAGGTGGGCCCGCAGGCCCTCGCCCTCGACGTCCACGTTGGGCAGGATCTTGTTCAGCCAGCGCGGCAGCCACCAGGCGGCGTTGTTCAGCAACGACATCACCGCCGGCACGATCGTCATCCGGACCACGAACGCGTCGATGGCGACACCGATCGCGAGCGCGAAGCCCATCGACTTGATGATCGGGTCCTCCAGGAAGACGAAGCCGCCGAACACCGAGATCATGATGAGCGCGGCGGCGGTGACCACCCGGGCGCCGTGCCCCATGCCGTTGATGGTGGCCTGCTGAGCCGTGTCGCCGTGCACGAAGTCCTCGCGCATCCGGGAGACCAGGAAGACCTCGTAGTCCATGGCCAGGCCGAACAGGATGCCGATGAGCAGGATAGGCAGGAAGCTGACCAGCGGGGCCGGGGTGTCCAGGCCGACCAGGTCGGCCAGGTGGCCCTGCTGGAACACCGCCACGGTGATGCCGAATGTGGCCGCCACGGTGAGCAGAAAGCCCAGCGCCGCCTTGACCGGCACCAGGATCGACCGGAACACCAGCATCAGCAGCAGGATCGACAGGCCCACCACCAGCAGCAGGTAGACCGGCAGCGCGTCGGAGAGCTTCTCCGACACGTCGATGCCGACCGCGGTGACGCCGGTGAGCAGCACGTCGGCGTTCTGGATGCCGGAGACCTGCTTACGGATGTCGTGCACCACCGTCTCGGTGGCCTCGTCGGTCGGGCCGGACTTCGGGATCACCCCGATCAGCGCGGTACGCCCCGACGGGTCGACCTGCGGCGGGGCCACCGCCAGCACCCCGTCGGTCTTCTGGACCAGCGCGGTCACCTGCGGGATGGCGGCCTGGGTGTCCTGCGGCGAGTCGGCGGTCACCACGACCGCGAGCCGGCCGGTGAAGCCGGGGCCGAAGCCCTCGCGGATCAGGTCGCTGCTGACCCGGGCCGGGGTGCCCTCGGCGGCGGCGGACGCGTCCGGCAGCGCCAGGCGCATGTCCTGCGCCGGGATCGCGAGCAGGCCGAGGCCGAGCAGGCCGACCAGGATCACCGGGATGCGGAACCGGGTCACCCACCGCGCCCAGCGGAAGCCGAAGCCGGAGCGGTCCTCCGAGCCGGTGGCCGGGTCCTCGACCGCCTTGCGGTCACGCAGCTTGCGCGGCAGCACCTTGTGGCCGGCGAAGCCGAGCAGCGCCGGAGCCAGCGTGATCGCCACCAGCACGGCCACGGTGACGGTGCCGGCGGCGGCCAGGCCCATCACGGTGAGGAACGGGATGCCCACCACGGCCAGGCCGGCGAGCGCCACCACGACGGTCGCGCCGGCGAAGACCACAGCGGAACCGGCGGTGCCGACCGCGCGGCCGACCGCCTCCTCCGGGGAGAGTCCGTCGAGGAGGTTCTGCCGGTGCCGGGAGGTGATGAACAGCGAGTAGTCGATGCCGACCGCGAGGCCGAGCATCAGCGCCAGAATCGGCGCGGTGCTGGTCAGTTCGACCGCGCCGCTGAGCGCGAACAGACCGGCCATGCCGACGCCGACACCGATCAGCGCGTTCAGCATGGTCATCCCGGCCGCCACGAGCGAGCCGAACGTGATCACCAGGACGATCGCCGCGACCAGCACGCCGATCGCCTCGGTCGAGCCGACCTCCGGCTCACCGTTGAGCACCTCGCCGCCGGGCGCGATCTGCCAGCCCTGCGTCTCGGCCTGGGCGCCGACCTTCTCGTACGCCTCGCGCTGCTCGTCGGTGACCTCGTCCGCGCCGCCGGCGAACTGCACCTGGATCAGCGCGTACCGGCCGTCCGGGGTGAGGGCCTGGGCCTGGTACGGGTCGACCGCGCCGACCACGCCCGGGAGCGTGGCCGCCTCCTCCGTGACCTGCTTGACCACGGCCTGTCCGGCGGGCGTGGTCAGCGCGCCGTCCTGTGGCGCCTTGATCGCGATGGTGCCGGTGGCGCCGCTGGCCGCCGGGAAGCGGTCGGCGAGCAGGTCGATCGCCTTCTGCGACTCGGTGCCCGGCATGGTGAAGTTGCTCGCCGTCGGGCCTCGCAGCGTGGCCGCGGCCAGGCCGAGGCCGACGAGTACGACGAGCCAGACGACGGCGACGAGTCGCCGCCGGCGCAGGGATGCCCGGCCGAGCCGGTACAGCAGGGTCGCCATGGACCTTCCTTGTCCTCGCAGAAACGGATCAGGTGGTGACTTCGAGCGCGCGGTACGCCACGGCGAGCAGCGCGGGTCGCAGCTGGTCGTCGGGGATGTCCAGGAACTCGCCGCAGGTCTCGGCGATCCCGGCGAGCACGACGAGCGCCGCGACGCGTGCCTCCGGGCGATCGGAGAAGCCGGCGAACGCGGCGACCAGTTGTTCGGAGATCTGCTGGATGTGGGCGAACGCGGGCTGCTGGAGCAGGTCGGGGAACTCTCCCCGCAGCAGCGCGATCTCCCGGCGGAAGCGGACCGCCAGGTCGACGAAGCCGTCGGCGGCGACGCGCTGGGCCTCGGCGCCGGTGTGTGCGGCGATCCGGGCGTCCAGCTCCTCCAGCATGGTGATGGCCGGGGCCATCAGCTCGCAGAGCAGGGCTTCCTTGCTGGCGAAGTGGTAGAGCACCGTCGCCTTGGAGCAGCCGACGTCGCGGGCGATGTCCTGCAGTGAGGTGCCCTTGTATCCGGTGACGGCGAACCGGCGAGCGGCAGCGGCCAGCAGCTCGTCGTGGGTGGCGGGGGTGGGTCGCGCCATGTCCTCCAGCATGCCTGACCGATCGGTCAGGTGCTGACCGATCGGTCAGATCCGCCGCGTGGCGTTCGCCACAACGGCACGTTCCCGCAGGTCAGGCCGGTGTCCCGGTCCAGTCGGCGAGCCATTCCCCGGACCAGGTGAGCGCGCCGGAGCGCAGGTCGGCGACGAGCGCGCGTACCCAGTCCAGTTCGGCGCGGAGCAGCGTCAGTTGGTATTCGTCCTCGACCAGGAAGAGCCGGGGGAGCTGTACCCCGGCCAGCGCCGCCTCACGCTCACGCAACCGTGCCTCGATGGCGCCGGCCCGCTGGTCGAGCCGCCGGGCCGCCTCCTCGGGCGGCAGGATCGGCAGGAACGACAGCGCGGCGGGGAACTCCGGGAACTCCCGGGCGGGGGTGGCGAGCGCGTCGGCGAGCCACCCGTCGAGCGTGCTCCGGCCGGCCGGTGTGAGCGCGTACACGATGCGCTCCGGCCGCCCCTCCTCGCGCCTGGTCTCGGCCACCCGGATCAGCTCGTCGCGGCGCAGCCGCTCGATGGTCTGGTAGATGCTGTTGCGCTGCGCGACGTTCACCACGTCGTGCTTCTCCCGCTCCCGGATGAGCTGCTGCATCCGGTACGCGTGCATCGGCTCCTCGACCAGGAGGGCCAGCACCATCATCGCCAGCGGCGAGCGACGAACCGTCATGGCCCCACCCTAGGTGCCCCCTGTCGCGCCATAGTCATTTTATGTATAGTCATTGCATGACTAAAGCTGTCGTCGTCGGTGCCGGACTGGCCGGCCCGGTCGCCGCCATGGCGCTGCGGCGCGCAGGCATCGACGCCTCGGTGTACGAGGCGTACCCGCGGGACGCGGTCGGAGTGGGCGCCTTCCTGACGCTCTCGGCAAACGGGCTCGACGCGCTGCGCGCGATCGACCTCGACGACCTGGTGGCCGGGCTCGGACACCCGACACCCCGGATGCTCATGCACAACCATCGCGGGCGCCGGCTCGCCGAGTTCGGCGCCCCGGGCAGCCGTACCGTCGGCCGGTCTGACCTCTACCGCGCGCTGCGCGACGAGGCGCTGCGCCGGGGCCTCGAGTTCGTCCACGGCGCGCGCCTGACCGGCGCCGACTCGACCGGCGGCGGTGTGACCGCCCGGTTCGCCGACGGCCGCACCGCCCACGGCGACCTGCTCGTCGGCGCCGACGGGCTGCGCTCCCGGGTCCGCGCGCTGATCGACCCGGCCGCCCCCGCGCCCCGCTACGTGCCGCTGCTGAACGCCGGCGGCTTCGCCCACGGGCTGCGCCTGCCCGACGAGCGCGGCGTGATGCAGATGATGTTCGGCCGGCGCTGCTTCTTCTGCTGGATCGTGGTGGGGGAGGACGAGGTCTGGTGGTTCGCCAACCCGCCGCAGCCGGACGAGCCGAGCCGGGAACACCTCGCCGCGATCGGCCCGGACGAGGCCCGGTCCCGGCTGCGCGCGTTGCTCGCCGGCGATCCGGGACCGGCGACGACGATCCTCGACCACACCGCGCGGATCGAGTACGGCTGGCCCACGTACGACCTGCCCTCGGTGCCGGTCTGGCACCGCGACCGCATGATCGTGATCGGCGACGCGGCGCACACCGCCGCCCCCTCCTCCGGGCAGGGCGCGGCGATGGCCTTCGAGGACGCCGTCCAGCTCGCCCGCTGCCTGCGCGACCTGCCGGACGTGCCGGCCGCGTTCCGGGCCTACGAGCGGCTGCGCCGCGACCGGGTGGAGCGGGTGGTCGCGCAGGGGCGGCGGACCAGCACCACGAAGGTCGCCGGCCCGGTCGGGCGGTTGGTCCGGGACCTGGGCATGCCGCTCGCCGCCCGCTACCTGGCGCGTAACGGCGGCGCCGCCCAGGCCTGGCTGTTCGACCACCACATCGACTGGGCGCAGCGGGTGGAGGGCTGAGTCAGACCGGCGGGTGGCCGTGCCTGCGGTCGTACGCGGCCCGGGCCGCGCTGATCGCCTCCCGGTGCCGTTCGGCCCAACTGGTCAGCGCCACCAGCGAGTCGTACAGCTCCCGGGCCATCGGGGTGGCCGTGTACTCGACCTTCGGCGGCACGCAGGGGTGGACGTGCCGGTTCAGCAGCCCGTCCCGCTCCAGGTTGCGCAGCGTCAGTGTGAGCATC from the Micromonospora sp. WMMA1947 genome contains:
- the fabG gene encoding 3-oxoacyl-ACP reductase FabG gives rise to the protein MSEEPRVAIVTGAARGIGAATARRLAADGMAVAVVDIDESATKETVDAIGSAGGRALGVGADVSDRAQVEAAVERIAAELGAPTVLVNNAGVLRDNLLFKMTEGDWDTVMGVHLRGAFLFSQAAQKHMVEAKWGRIVNLSSTSALGNRGQANYSAAKAGLQGFTKTLAIELGPFGVTVNAVAPGFIVTDMTAATAARMKVDFDDLQKHAAAEIPVRRPGRPEDVAHTISFLASEGASFVSGQVIYVAGGPKD
- a CDS encoding Gfo/Idh/MocA family oxidoreductase, with translation MRFGLFGTGYWAAETHAAAIEAHPRARLAGVWGRNPAKAEELATRHGVPAFTDVDALIDAADAVAVALPPDVQADIALRAATAGRHLLLDKPLALDLADADRVVDAAQASGVASVVFFTQRFHPNVIGFLASTAAAGGWQHARATMFASIFQPGNPYGDSTWRRERGALWDIGPHALSLILPVLGRVTRVAAMDGPSGLVHLLLTHDGGATSSLSLTLDAPSEAVTRDFVFFGENGTETVPPGDGSALQAFGAALDQLLEEVDAGTRDHRCDVRFGREVVAVLDAAQTARAQARTVEL
- a CDS encoding DUF2795 domain-containing protein, with product MTVTGAQLQEFLAGLDYPVSREDLVRWGQENGASTEALQALRSLPAEEFQSPTELGEAIVTLAGA
- a CDS encoding erythromycin esterase family protein, which gives rise to MLVQRLGAPSDFDPLLDRVRDARVVMIGEATHGSYDYYRLREQLTRRLIAEQGFDFVAVEGDWPDCDRVHRSVVGAPGGLADPLVALERFERWPTWMWANAEVARFCRWLRAWNLECPEGERAGFHGLDVYSLWESMQAIFDYLGEEDPASLEAAQEAYRCFEPYGKRVEEYGMASRFVSARCEEEVVRLLARTREQAAADGPDRFSAWQNAEVVAGAERYYRSMVGGGPESWNVRDVHMADTLDRLLDRYGPGSRGIVWAHNTHVGDARATDMAADGMVNIGQLGRERHGRDAVALIGFGSWHGSVVAAPRWGSPAETMVVPPAREGSVEHRLHELMPDRAVLVFGGDDQPEWVTGEADHRAIGVVYDPSFESWGNYVPTRLGERYDAFIWCDETTALHPLPARVTPGEMETYPAGV
- a CDS encoding MMPL family transporter gives rise to the protein MATLLYRLGRASLRRRRLVAVVWLVVLVGLGLAAATLRGPTASNFTMPGTESQKAIDLLADRFPAASGATGTIAIKAPQDGALTTPAGQAVVKQVTEEAATLPGVVGAVDPYQAQALTPDGRYALIQVQFAGGADEVTDEQREAYEKVGAQAETQGWQIAPGGEVLNGEPEVGSTEAIGVLVAAIVLVITFGSLVAAGMTMLNALIGVGVGMAGLFALSGAVELTSTAPILALMLGLAVGIDYSLFITSRHRQNLLDGLSPEEAVGRAVGTAGSAVVFAGATVVVALAGLAVVGIPFLTVMGLAAAGTVTVAVLVAITLAPALLGFAGHKVLPRKLRDRKAVEDPATGSEDRSGFGFRWARWVTRFRIPVILVGLLGLGLLAIPAQDMRLALPDASAAAEGTPARVSSDLIREGFGPGFTGRLAVVVTADSPQDTQAAIPQVTALVQKTDGVLAVAPPQVDPSGRTALIGVIPKSGPTDEATETVVHDIRKQVSGIQNADVLLTGVTAVGIDVSEKLSDALPVYLLLVVGLSILLLMLVFRSILVPVKAALGFLLTVAATFGITVAVFQQGHLADLVGLDTPAPLVSFLPILLIGILFGLAMDYEVFLVSRMREDFVHGDTAQQATINGMGHGARVVTAAALIMISVFGGFVFLEDPIIKSMGFALAIGVAIDAFVVRMTIVPAVMSLLNNAAWWLPRWLNKILPNVDVEGEGLRAHLAEKQHANV
- a CDS encoding TetR/AcrR family transcriptional regulator; its protein translation is MARPTPATHDELLAAAARRFAVTGYKGTSLQDIARDVGCSKATVLYHFASKEALLCELMAPAITMLEELDARIAAHTGAEAQRVAADGFVDLAVRFRREIALLRGEFPDLLQQPAFAHIQQISEQLVAAFAGFSDRPEARVAALVVLAGIAETCGEFLDIPDDQLRPALLAVAYRALEVTT
- a CDS encoding PadR family transcriptional regulator, giving the protein MTVRRSPLAMMVLALLVEEPMHAYRMQQLIREREKHDVVNVAQRNSIYQTIERLRRDELIRVAETRREEGRPERIVYALTPAGRSTLDGWLADALATPAREFPEFPAALSFLPILPPEEAARRLDQRAGAIEARLREREAALAGVQLPRLFLVEDEYQLTLLRAELDWVRALVADLRSGALTWSGEWLADWTGTPA
- a CDS encoding NAD(P)/FAD-dependent oxidoreductase, producing MTKAVVVGAGLAGPVAAMALRRAGIDASVYEAYPRDAVGVGAFLTLSANGLDALRAIDLDDLVAGLGHPTPRMLMHNHRGRRLAEFGAPGSRTVGRSDLYRALRDEALRRGLEFVHGARLTGADSTGGGVTARFADGRTAHGDLLVGADGLRSRVRALIDPAAPAPRYVPLLNAGGFAHGLRLPDERGVMQMMFGRRCFFCWIVVGEDEVWWFANPPQPDEPSREHLAAIGPDEARSRLRALLAGDPGPATTILDHTARIEYGWPTYDLPSVPVWHRDRMIVIGDAAHTAAPSSGQGAAMAFEDAVQLARCLRDLPDVPAAFRAYERLRRDRVERVVAQGRRTSTTKVAGPVGRLVRDLGMPLAARYLARNGGAAQAWLFDHHIDWAQRVEG
- a CDS encoding helix-turn-helix domain-containing protein; protein product: MGEQEANRCGSGPAEQANACTVREALDRVGGKWAIGILIAASAGPVRFTELERRVEGISRRMLTLTLRNLERDGLLNRHVHPCVPPKVEYTATPMARELYDSLVALTSWAERHREAISAARAAYDRRHGHPPV